A region of Flavobacterium album DNA encodes the following proteins:
- a CDS encoding immunity protein Imm33 domain-containing protein, protein MDDLTQLDICKKYFADHIPSPNNFKIGISESAMQGEMPINGLRHEIEGDTSGWYIWGGKAFSNDPNFFSPLHISHLKDKCPLIIKYLALPPGYRFLIDDKGYEDVWFDELILNQ, encoded by the coding sequence ATGGATGACCTAACTCAATTAGATATTTGTAAAAAATATTTTGCAGACCATATTCCTAGTCCAAATAATTTTAAGATTGGAATTTCAGAATCTGCAATGCAGGGAGAAATGCCAATAAATGGTCTTCGTCATGAGATTGAAGGTGATACCTCTGGTTGGTACATTTGGGGAGGGAAAGCATTTTCGAATGATCCTAATTTTTTCTCTCCTCTTCATATTAGTCATTTAAAAGATAAATGTCCACTAATAATAAAATATTTGGCGCTGCCCCCAGGTTATAGGTTTTTAATTGACGACAAAGGATATGAAGATGTATGGTTTGATGAATTAATCTTAAATCAATGA